One Tolypothrix bouteillei VB521301 DNA window includes the following coding sequences:
- a CDS encoding glycosyltransferase family 2 protein translates to MPKVSVVIPAYNSMQYLPETLESVLQQTFTDFEVLIINDGSSDRIIQWASEIADPRVKLISQQNQGVSVARNTGIAKSQGEYIAFLDADDLWEQTKLEKQARCLDENPEIGLVHTSMALVDSQGKLTGRIMTSSAQGKVWKELVESNKIACSSVMVRRCCLEKAGGFEPNLHFAEDWDLWIRISSHYSFAVIKEPLYYYRQIPTSLSKNLAVLEQSFDFVIKKTFCSVSQELLYLKNRSYGYAYLCLGWKALQSYDKDYKRAIQFSRTALVYYPQLRYSREYIRLSLATRALQLFGNNGYSKLLELAYALRRKILSLTAIRSSKIIEKSTHSV, encoded by the coding sequence ATGCCAAAAGTTTCCGTTGTAATTCCAGCATATAACTCAATGCAATATCTCCCAGAAACTTTGGAGAGTGTTTTACAGCAAACGTTTACCGATTTTGAAGTATTAATTATTAATGATGGGAGTTCGGATCGTATAATTCAATGGGCTTCTGAGATAGCAGATCCGCGAGTGAAATTGATTTCTCAACAGAACCAAGGCGTATCTGTTGCTCGAAACACGGGTATTGCCAAATCTCAAGGGGAGTACATAGCGTTCTTAGATGCTGATGATTTATGGGAGCAAACCAAATTAGAAAAACAAGCCCGTTGTTTGGATGAGAATCCAGAGATAGGTTTGGTACATACAAGTATGGCTTTAGTGGATTCTCAAGGGAAATTGACAGGAAGAATCATGACTTCTTCCGCACAAGGAAAAGTCTGGAAGGAACTTGTGGAGTCAAATAAAATAGCTTGTTCTTCAGTAATGGTTCGTCGCTGTTGTTTGGAAAAAGCAGGTGGATTTGAACCTAATTTACACTTTGCTGAAGATTGGGATTTATGGATTCGTATCTCCTCTCATTACTCCTTTGCCGTTATCAAAGAACCTCTTTATTACTACAGACAAATTCCTACGAGTTTGTCTAAAAATTTGGCAGTGCTGGAACAATCCTTTGATTTTGTTATAAAGAAGACATTTTGTTCCGTGTCTCAAGAGTTACTATATTTAAAAAACCGCAGTTACGGTTATGCTTACCTCTGTTTGGGGTGGAAAGCTTTGCAAAGTTACGATAAAGATTACAAGCGGGCGATTCAATTTAGTCGCACAGCTCTTGTATACTATCCTCAGCTACGTTACTCTCGCGAGTACATCCGTTTGAGTTTGGCAACAAGAGCATTGCAATTGTTTGGTAATAATGGTTATAGCAAGTTATTAGAACTAGCTTATGCTTTGCGTCGTAAAATCTTAAGTTTGACTGCTATTCGTAGTTCCAAAATTATTGAGAAATCTACTCATTCTGTATAA